Proteins encoded within one genomic window of Flavobacterium gilvum:
- a CDS encoding isopenicillin N synthase family dioxygenase has product MQNIPSVDLRDFLSDDPKRKQKFVNEIGSAFEDIGFVALKGHFLNDQLVDELYGEIRNFFSLPLETKHSYEIPEIGGQRGYVSFGKEHAKGRKEGDLKEFWHFGQYVDKDSKYGSEYPENVEVKELPRFNAVGKEAYQMLEKTGVYVLRALALHLGLDEFYFDQYAKDGNSILRPIHYPPITSEPENAIRAAAHGDINLITLLMGAQGKGLQVQNHNGDWIDAVAEPDELVINVGDMLSRHTNNKLKSTIHQVVNPPRELWGTSRYSIPFFMHPVSDMKLNCLENCIDTENPKKYEDITAGEFLYERLVDLGLIKK; this is encoded by the coding sequence ATGCAAAACATTCCTAGTGTTGACTTGCGTGATTTCCTTTCGGACGACCCGAAACGTAAACAAAAATTTGTAAATGAAATCGGAAGTGCATTCGAAGATATAGGCTTCGTAGCGCTCAAAGGACATTTTTTAAACGATCAATTGGTTGATGAATTGTATGGCGAAATTCGAAATTTCTTTTCGTTGCCATTAGAAACAAAACACAGCTATGAAATCCCTGAAATTGGTGGACAAAGAGGTTATGTCTCTTTTGGAAAAGAGCATGCCAAAGGCCGCAAAGAAGGAGATTTAAAAGAGTTTTGGCATTTTGGACAATATGTTGACAAAGATTCCAAATACGGATCGGAATATCCTGAGAATGTAGAAGTAAAAGAATTACCTCGTTTTAATGCTGTCGGTAAAGAAGCTTACCAAATGCTTGAAAAAACAGGTGTTTATGTATTGCGAGCTTTGGCACTGCACCTTGGATTGGATGAATTTTATTTTGACCAATATGCTAAAGACGGAAACTCAATCCTAAGACCTATTCACTACCCTCCTATTACATCTGAACCTGAAAATGCTATTAGAGCTGCGGCTCACGGTGATATCAACTTGATCACTTTGTTGATGGGAGCTCAAGGCAAAGGTTTACAAGTGCAAAACCATAATGGTGATTGGATTGATGCTGTTGCAGAGCCAGATGAATTGGTGATTAATGTGGGCGATATGTTATCGCGTCATACTAATAACAAGTTGAAATCTACAATTCATCAAGTGGTTAATCCGCCAAGAGAATTATGGGGTACTTCTCGTTATTCCATTCCGTTTTTTATGCACCCTGTGAGTGACATGAAATTAAATTGTTTGGAAAACTGCATTGATACCGAAAATCCTAAAAAGTATGAGGATATCACGGCCGGGGAGTTTTTATACGAACGACTTGTTGATTTAGGGTTAATTAAAAAATAA
- a CDS encoding translation initiation factor → MDLKDQLKNLFPDHEMAPEEAIEQEPHELYVQKEPMICKFEKRKGKATTIIEGYEGTDEDFKILAKEIKTKLSVGGSFKDDSIIIQGDYRDKIMVILKEKGFKVKRVGG, encoded by the coding sequence ATGGATTTAAAAGACCAACTGAAAAATCTTTTTCCAGACCATGAAATGGCTCCCGAAGAAGCAATAGAACAGGAACCGCATGAATTGTATGTTCAGAAAGAACCCATGATTTGCAAATTCGAAAAAAGAAAAGGAAAAGCGACCACTATCATAGAAGGCTACGAAGGAACTGACGAAGATTTTAAAATCTTAGCAAAAGAAATAAAAACTAAACTGAGTGTTGGCGGAAGTTTCAAAGACGATTCTATTATCATTCAAGGTGATTACCGTGATAAAATAATGGTTATCTTAAAAGAAAAAGGATTTAAGGTGAAACGAGTTGGAGGGTAA
- a CDS encoding nucleoside phosphorylase, whose product MAIQQSELILNPDGSVYHLSLKPEQIAHDIIFVGDQDRVAKITKHFDSIEFSIQKREFKTQTGTYKGKRLTVMSTGIGPDNIDIVINELDALVNIDLETRKPKEKLTSLNIIRIGTSGSLHADIPVDSFVMGQFGLGLDNMLRSYLIDSISNAEMENAFIEHTNWDLRKGRPAIIPCSPDLKKKMDSDIVHKGITATAGGFYGPQGRILRLDIQDRELNSKMDNFYFGDTRITNFEMETSAIYGLSTLLGHQALSLNAIVANRANGTFSSDPYKAVDELIIYALEKLAEN is encoded by the coding sequence ATGGCTATACAACAATCCGAATTAATACTCAATCCCGACGGGAGTGTGTATCATCTTAGCTTAAAACCTGAACAAATTGCCCATGATATTATTTTTGTGGGCGATCAGGATCGTGTGGCAAAAATCACGAAACATTTTGATTCTATTGAATTTTCAATCCAAAAAAGGGAATTCAAAACTCAAACAGGAACTTATAAAGGTAAGCGCCTAACGGTGATGTCTACCGGAATTGGGCCAGATAATATTGATATTGTAATCAACGAATTGGATGCGTTGGTAAATATTGATTTGGAAACCAGAAAGCCAAAAGAAAAGCTTACATCGTTAAACATCATCCGTATAGGAACTTCGGGGTCATTGCACGCCGATATTCCCGTGGATAGTTTTGTGATGGGGCAATTTGGCTTGGGACTTGACAATATGCTCCGCTCCTATTTGATTGACAGCATATCAAATGCTGAAATGGAAAATGCATTTATAGAACATACCAATTGGGATTTACGAAAAGGCAGACCTGCTATTATTCCTTGTTCTCCGGATTTGAAGAAAAAAATGGACAGTGATATTGTCCACAAAGGAATTACAGCAACTGCAGGAGGTTTTTATGGTCCTCAAGGACGTATTTTGCGTTTGGATATTCAGGACAGGGAACTGAATTCCAAAATGGATAATTTCTATTTTGGCGATACCCGAATTACCAATTTCGAAATGGAAACATCTGCAATTTATGGGCTTTCCACTCTTTTGGGGCATCAAGCGTTGTCTTTGAATGCCATTGTGGCCAACCGTGCCAACGGAACTTTTAGTAGCGATCCTTACAAAGCGGTTGACGAATTGATTATTTATGCGTTGGAAAAACTAGCAGAAAATTAA
- a CDS encoding SDR family oxidoreductase yields MKIILTGATGVLGSHIMYDILELFIKQNKNGKLFIIARNKGKVSAIERVNELLTSDYTPEILKKCGLENLHRYIEIIDSDLANLQDTFSEKIKGAYFIHSAGYVNLSTDEKLKKKIFDENAKITQSLFNTFHPFIKKFVYIGTAFSSGIRAGLIENDFHNLGFKPKHRNAYEDAKFHSENFIAKECKRLGLPFQILRPSVIGGKMLGTESPYFIPKYMVFYLLAKFFHFTSQRKGEQENVRFIINEETGLNIIPVDYVSKVIVNTFERDDIEQLNIVNDKSFNIVKGLQLIMKEVGYTNFTLIKNPLDFKYKNTIEKLYYESIGKHLKPYFITNPNEYDTTLLNSILEIPKLDSEAFTNMIRYAISNDFKDINV; encoded by the coding sequence ATGAAAATAATTCTTACTGGAGCAACTGGGGTTTTGGGATCTCACATTATGTACGACATACTGGAGCTTTTTATAAAACAAAATAAAAACGGAAAGCTTTTTATTATTGCCAGAAATAAAGGAAAAGTTAGCGCCATAGAACGTGTTAACGAACTTTTAACCAGTGATTATACTCCCGAGATTTTGAAAAAATGTGGTTTAGAAAATCTTCATCGCTATATCGAAATCATCGATTCGGATTTGGCAAATCTTCAAGATACTTTTTCCGAAAAAATAAAAGGAGCTTACTTTATCCATTCTGCCGGATACGTGAATTTATCTACAGACGAGAAACTGAAGAAGAAAATTTTTGACGAAAATGCCAAAATAACCCAATCGCTTTTCAATACTTTTCATCCTTTTATCAAGAAATTCGTTTATATAGGGACGGCTTTTTCTTCAGGAATTCGCGCCGGACTGATTGAAAATGATTTTCATAATCTTGGTTTCAAGCCAAAACACCGCAATGCGTATGAAGACGCCAAATTTCATTCGGAGAATTTCATCGCAAAAGAATGTAAAAGATTGGGATTACCATTCCAAATTCTGAGACCAAGCGTTATTGGTGGCAAAATGTTGGGAACTGAAAGTCCTTATTTTATTCCAAAATACATGGTTTTTTATCTTTTGGCTAAGTTTTTTCATTTCACTTCCCAACGAAAAGGCGAACAGGAAAACGTTCGTTTTATCATTAACGAAGAAACGGGTTTGAACATCATTCCTGTAGATTATGTGTCTAAAGTGATTGTCAATACTTTCGAGCGTGACGATATCGAACAACTGAATATCGTAAATGACAAAAGTTTTAATATAGTAAAAGGTTTGCAACTGATTATGAAAGAAGTAGGTTATACTAATTTTACTTTAATCAAAAACCCATTGGATTTCAAATACAAAAACACCATCGAAAAGCTGTATTATGAAAGTATCGGCAAGCATTTAAAACCGTATTTCATTACCAATCCCAACGAATATGATACTACTTTGCTGAATTCAATTCTTGAAATTCCAAAATTGGACAGTGAAGCATTTACCAATATGATTCGCTATGCCATATCCAATGATTTTAAGGATATCAATGTATAA
- the ung gene encoding uracil-DNA glycosylase, translated as MNLNLNPSWQTILSDEIAKPYFTELMNIVDQEYQNSVCFPPKELIFSAFNNCLFENIKVVIIGQDPYHGDGEANGLSFSVNDSVKIPPSLRNIFREITTDLDSIFMPATGNLEFWAKQGVLLLNASLTVRKDNPNSHKHLNWNIFTDAVIQKISEEKENVVFMLWGGFAQKKGSKIDRSKHLVLESGHPSPMSANQGKWFGNKHFSKANDYLLKNNLKKIEWL; from the coding sequence ATGAATCTCAATTTAAATCCTTCCTGGCAAACTATTTTATCTGATGAAATAGCAAAACCTTATTTTACCGAATTGATGAATATTGTTGATCAGGAATATCAAAATTCCGTTTGTTTTCCTCCAAAAGAATTGATTTTTTCGGCTTTTAATAATTGTCTTTTTGAAAATATAAAAGTCGTTATTATTGGTCAGGATCCGTATCACGGAGACGGAGAAGCCAATGGCTTGTCGTTCTCGGTAAATGATTCGGTTAAAATTCCGCCTTCGTTGCGCAATATTTTCAGGGAAATCACAACCGATTTGGATTCGATTTTTATGCCTGCTACGGGAAACTTGGAGTTTTGGGCAAAACAAGGCGTTTTGTTGCTCAATGCATCGCTGACCGTGCGAAAAGACAATCCGAACAGTCATAAACACCTCAATTGGAATATTTTTACAGATGCTGTTATTCAAAAAATATCAGAAGAAAAAGAGAATGTGGTTTTTATGTTATGGGGCGGTTTTGCCCAAAAAAAGGGTTCTAAAATAGACAGAAGCAAACACTTAGTTTTAGAATCGGGACATCCATCGCCTATGAGTGCTAATCAAGGGAAATGGTTCGGGAATAAACATTTTAGTAAGGCGAATGATTATTTGCTAAAGAATAATTTGAAGAAGATTGAATGGTTGTGA
- a CDS encoding endonuclease MutS2: MISITEKTLQDLQFPTVLETISEMCNTDIGKQKALEITPFREKETLMSALLQTSEYVSSFQNNNAIPNHGFDAITYEIKFLAIEDSFLEVGSFRKIATISETTNVLLAFLNKFNDYYPSLCAKSSGIQLTKEIVTAVDVVVDKYGEIKDNASPRLLEIRREMNLVRGKVNQSFGSALTQYNSLGYLDDIKESFVQNRRVLAVLAMYRRKVKGSILGSSKTGSIAYIEPENTLKYSRELSNLEYEEKEEITKILKQLTNAIRPFLPLLIQYQDFLSDIDVIAAKAKYANRINGILPTITENRRLYFREAYHPILYLTNKQKKEITHPQTIELSQEKRIIVISGPNAGGKTISMKTVGLLQLMLQSGMLIPVHERSETFLFDRILTDIGDNQSIENHLSTYSYRLKNMNYFLKKCNKKTMFLIDEFGTGSDPELGGALAEIFLEEFYHREAFGLITTHYSNLKILANELPYATNANMLFDEKSLEPMYKLVLGQAGSSFTFEVAQKNGIPFGLINRAKKKIEIGKVRFDKTIANLQKERSKLEKTSINLKEEETKAREESKKMEDINVKIKQKLESYQELYDSNQKTIYIGQKIEDIAEKYFNNKNKKDLIGEFLKIVEIENSKRKKATPKEAKAIIEKKKEVIKEVTVVVEEIRKEKKEKKLKPVIEKPKPILKVGDRVRMLDGKSVGSIDSIEKNKAIVNYGIFTSKVSLDELELVEAAKK; encoded by the coding sequence ATGATCTCCATTACCGAAAAAACATTACAAGACTTACAATTTCCTACGGTTCTCGAAACGATTTCCGAAATGTGCAACACCGATATTGGAAAACAAAAAGCTTTGGAAATTACCCCTTTTAGAGAAAAAGAAACTTTGATGAGTGCCTTATTGCAGACATCGGAGTATGTTTCCTCTTTTCAAAATAACAATGCCATTCCCAATCACGGTTTTGACGCGATTACTTACGAAATCAAATTTCTTGCGATAGAGGACAGTTTTCTTGAAGTGGGAAGTTTTAGAAAAATCGCCACCATATCCGAAACGACTAATGTTCTTTTGGCTTTTTTAAATAAATTCAACGATTATTACCCAAGCCTTTGCGCAAAAAGTTCTGGGATACAACTTACCAAAGAGATTGTTACTGCTGTCGATGTGGTTGTCGATAAATACGGTGAGATAAAAGACAATGCTTCTCCCCGACTTTTGGAAATAAGAAGGGAAATGAATTTAGTTCGGGGAAAAGTGAATCAGAGTTTTGGTTCAGCACTTACTCAATACAACAGTTTGGGGTATTTGGACGATATCAAAGAAAGTTTTGTTCAAAACAGGCGTGTTTTGGCTGTTTTGGCGATGTACCGCCGAAAAGTAAAAGGTTCTATTTTGGGGAGTTCCAAAACAGGAAGTATTGCCTACATCGAACCCGAAAATACTCTTAAATATTCCCGTGAACTAAGCAACTTGGAATATGAGGAAAAAGAAGAAATCACAAAAATATTAAAACAATTAACAAATGCTATTCGCCCGTTTTTACCGTTGCTGATTCAGTATCAGGATTTCCTGAGCGATATTGACGTGATAGCAGCCAAGGCAAAATACGCCAATAGAATCAACGGAATTTTGCCAACAATTACAGAGAATCGGCGTCTGTATTTCAGGGAAGCCTATCACCCTATTTTGTATCTGACCAATAAACAAAAGAAGGAAATTACGCATCCGCAAACAATCGAATTGAGTCAGGAAAAACGAATAATTGTTATTTCGGGTCCCAATGCGGGTGGTAAAACCATATCGATGAAAACAGTTGGTTTGCTTCAATTGATGTTGCAATCGGGTATGTTGATACCTGTTCATGAGCGTAGTGAAACTTTTCTTTTTGACCGAATACTTACGGATATTGGTGATAATCAATCTATTGAAAATCACTTAAGTACATACAGTTACCGATTGAAGAACATGAACTATTTTTTGAAAAAATGCAACAAGAAAACCATGTTCTTAATTGATGAATTTGGTACCGGTTCTGATCCTGAATTAGGAGGTGCTCTCGCCGAAATTTTCCTTGAAGAATTTTATCATAGAGAGGCTTTCGGATTAATCACTACGCATTATTCGAACCTTAAAATTTTGGCTAATGAATTGCCTTATGCAACCAACGCCAATATGTTATTTGATGAAAAATCATTAGAACCGATGTATAAATTGGTTTTAGGACAAGCCGGTAGTTCTTTTACTTTTGAAGTGGCTCAGAAAAACGGAATTCCTTTTGGATTAATCAATCGGGCGAAAAAGAAAATTGAAATCGGAAAAGTCCGATTCGATAAAACGATCGCCAATTTGCAAAAAGAGCGTTCTAAGCTTGAAAAAACCTCCATAAATCTAAAGGAGGAAGAAACCAAAGCACGTGAAGAAAGCAAAAAGATGGAAGACATCAATGTGAAAATCAAGCAAAAACTTGAAAGCTACCAAGAATTATATGATAGCAACCAAAAGACAATTTATATTGGCCAAAAAATAGAAGATATTGCCGAAAAATATTTCAATAACAAAAATAAAAAAGACCTTATTGGCGAATTTTTGAAAATTGTTGAAATAGAGAATTCCAAACGCAAAAAAGCCACACCGAAAGAGGCTAAAGCGATTATCGAAAAGAAAAAGGAGGTCATAAAAGAAGTTACTGTTGTTGTCGAAGAAATTCGAAAGGAAAAGAAAGAAAAGAAATTAAAACCCGTTATTGAAAAACCAAAACCTATTTTGAAAGTAGGAGATCGCGTGCGAATGCTAGACGGAAAATCGGTTGGAAGTATTGATTCTATTGAGAAAAACAAAGCGATTGTCAATTATGGCATCTTTACTTCGAAAGTAAGTTTGGACGAATTGGAATTGGTGGAAGCGGCTAAGAAATAA
- a CDS encoding thiol-disulfide oxidoreductase DCC family protein gives MLNLPKNKKIILFDGVCNLCNSAVQFVIRHDSKDIFRFVSLQSELGQKILNDIGINSKDIDSIVLYEPGIAYYYKSAAVIEIAKNLGGLWCFGAVFRIIPIGIRNRVYDYIARNRYKWYGKKESCMIPSPKLEIKFLK, from the coding sequence ATGCTCAATCTTCCTAAAAATAAAAAAATAATTCTCTTCGATGGCGTTTGTAATCTCTGTAATTCTGCGGTGCAATTTGTGATTCGGCACGACTCGAAAGATATTTTTCGTTTTGTGTCATTACAATCAGAATTAGGGCAGAAAATCCTGAATGACATAGGAATCAATTCTAAGGATATTGACAGCATTGTTTTGTACGAACCAGGAATTGCATATTATTACAAATCAGCGGCAGTGATTGAAATTGCCAAAAATTTGGGTGGTCTTTGGTGTTTTGGAGCAGTTTTTAGAATTATTCCAATCGGAATCAGAAACAGAGTATATGATTATATCGCCCGGAATCGCTACAAGTGGTACGGTAAAAAAGAGAGTTGTATGATACCTTCTCCAAAGTTAGAAATAAAATTTTTGAAATAA